In Tiliqua scincoides isolate rTilSci1 chromosome 1, rTilSci1.hap2, whole genome shotgun sequence, the following are encoded in one genomic region:
- the KATNA1 gene encoding katanin p60 ATPase-containing subunit A1 — MLSMSLVMISENVKLAREYALLGNYDSAMVYYQGVLDQMNKYLSSVKDSYLQQKWQQVRQEISVEAKHVKDIMKTLESFKLDSTPLKAAQQELPAHDGEVWSLPVPAERRSSPGLRKRQSSQFSDCKVHNNRPSVAAKAPNRPSSRNTNDKGKVVRGREKKDPQNKGKEDKNKSSSDISEPEPKKFDSTGYDKDLVEALERDIISQNPNVRWDDIADLVEAKKLLKEAVVLPMWMPEFFKGIRRPWKGVLMVGPPGTGKTLLAKAVATECKTTFFNISSSTLTSKYRGESEKLVRLLFEMARFYAPTTIFIDEIDSICSRRGTSEEHEASRRVKAELLVQMDGVGGASENDDPSKMVMVLAATNFPWDIDEALRRRLEKRIYIPLPSAKGREELLRINLRELELADDVDLATIAHNMEGYSGADITNVCRDASLMAMRRRIEGLTPEEIRNLSRDEMHMPTTMEDFEMALKKVSKSVSAADIEKYEKWILEFGSC; from the exons ATGTTGAGCATGAGTCTTGTCATGATAAGTGAGAATGTGAAACTGGCCCGTGAATATGCCTTGCTGGGAAATTATGATTCTGCAATGGTCTACTACCAGGGGGTACTTGACCAAATGAACAAATACCTCTCTTCTGTCAAAGATTCGTATCTCCAGCAGAAATGGCAACAG GTTAGGCAGGAGATAAGTGTAGAAGCTAAGCATGTGAAGGATATCATGAAAACACTAGAAAGCTTTAAATTAGACAGCACTCCTTTGAAAGCTGCACAACAGGAATTACCAGCTCATGATGGAGAAGTCTGGTCGTTGCCTGTACCTGCTGAACGTAG ATCTTCACCAGGACTCAGGAAACGTCAGTCTTCTCAGTTCAGTGACTGCAAGGTTCACAATAACCGACCAAGTGTGGCAGCCAAAGCCCCTAATCGTCCCTCATCCCGAAACACAAACGATAAAGGCAAAGTAGTCCGTGGCCGGGAAAAAAAGGATCCACAAAACAAAGGCAAAGAAGATAAA AATAAGTCTTCCTCAGACATTTCAGAACCTGAGCCGAAGAAATTTGACAGTACTGGATATGATAAAGATTTAGTAGAAGCTTTGGAAAGAGATATCATTTCTCAGAATCCCAATGTGAGATG GGATGATATCGCTGACTTAGTGGAGGCTAAAAAGTTGCTCAAAGAAGCAGTAGTCTTACCTATGTGGATGCCTGAATTCTTTAAAGGGATTAGAAGGCCTTGGAAG gGTGTATTGATGGTTGGTCCTCCTGGCACTGGGAAAACTCTCCTTGCGAAAGCTGTAGCTACTGAATGCAAGACTACCTTTTTCAACATATCCTCATCAACACTCACTTCAAAATACAGAGGAGAATCTGAAAAACTTGTTCGTCTACTATTTGAAATG GCTCGATTCTACGCACCAACAACAATATTTATTGATGAGATAGATTCTATCTGCAGCCGCAGAGGAACTTCCGAGGAGCATGAAGCCAGTCGAAGGGTGAAGGCAGAATTACTTGTTCAGATGGATG GTGTTGGAGGTGCTTCTGAAAATGATGACCCGTCCAAAATGGTTATGGTATTGGCTGCTACTAATTTTCCATGGGATATTGATGAAGCCTTAAGACGGAGACTTGAGAAAAGAATCTACATTCCTTTACCATCAG CCAAAGGCAGAGAAGAACTTCTAAGAATAAACTTACGAGAGTTGGAGCTTGCTGATGATGTTGACCTTGCCACTATAGCACACAATATGGAAGGTTATTCTGGTGCTGACATTACCAATGTGTGCAG GGATGCTTCACTAATGGCTATGAGAAGGCGCATTGAAGGCTTGACACCAGAAGAAATCAGAAATCTTTCTAGAGATGAAATGCATATGCCAACAACGATGGAAGATTTTGAAATGGCTTTAAAGAAAGTTTCGAAGTCTGTCTCTGCTGCAGACATTGAGAAATATGAGAAATGGATACTAGAATTTGGATCATGCTAA